A section of the Papio anubis isolate 15944 chromosome 4, Panubis1.0, whole genome shotgun sequence genome encodes:
- the POLR2J gene encoding DNA-directed RNA polymerase II subunit RPB11-a isoform X2, with the protein MNAPPAFESFLLFEGEKKITINKDTKVPNACLFTINKEDHTLGNIIKSQLLKDPQVLFAGYKVPHPLEHKIIIRVQTTPDYSPQEAFTNAITDLISELSLLEERFRVAIKDKQEGIE; encoded by the exons ATGAACGCCCCTCCAGCCTTTGAGTCGTTCTTGCTCTTTGAGGGCGAGAAGAA GATCACCATTAACAAGGACACCAAGGTACCCAATGCCTGTTTATTCACCATCAACAAAGAAGACCACACACTGGGAAACATCATTAAATC ACAACTCCTAAAGGACCCACAGGTGCTATTTGCTGGCTACAAAGTCCCCCACCCCTTGGAGCACAAGATCATCATCCGAGTGCAGACCACGCCGGACTACAGCCCCCAGGAAGCCTTCACCAACGCCATCACCGACCTCATCAGCGAGCTGTCCCTGCTGGAGGAGCGCTTCCGG gTGGCCATCAAAGACAAGCAGGAAGGAATTGAGTAG
- the POLR2J gene encoding DNA-directed RNA polymerase II subunit RPB11-a isoform X1: MNAPPAFESFLLFEGEKKITINKDTKVPNACLFTINKEDHTLGNIIKSQLLKDPQVLFAGYKVPHPLEHKIIIRVQTTPDYSPQEAFTNAITDLISELSLLEERFRVRAGPGGAGGVGWTPAHVPMPGTALACFFGGLGGEAVLMEGQGLLPQASGCVD; the protein is encoded by the exons ATGAACGCCCCTCCAGCCTTTGAGTCGTTCTTGCTCTTTGAGGGCGAGAAGAA GATCACCATTAACAAGGACACCAAGGTACCCAATGCCTGTTTATTCACCATCAACAAAGAAGACCACACACTGGGAAACATCATTAAATC ACAACTCCTAAAGGACCCACAGGTGCTATTTGCTGGCTACAAAGTCCCCCACCCCTTGGAGCACAAGATCATCATCCGAGTGCAGACCACGCCGGACTACAGCCCCCAGGAAGCCTTCACCAACGCCATCACCGACCTCATCAGCGAGCTGTCCCTGCTGGAGGAGCGCTTCCGGGTGAGGGCGGGGCCCGGAGGGGCGGGTGGCGTGGGCTGGACACCGGCCCATGTGCCCATGCCTGGGACAGCCCTAGCCTGTTTCTTCGGAGGTCTTGGGGGAGAGGCGGTGCTCATGGAAGGGCAGGGACTTCTACCACAGGCTTCAGGATGTGTGGACTGA
- the LRWD1 gene encoding leucine-rich repeat and WD repeat-containing protein 1 isoform X2: MGPLSARLLMQRGRPKSDRLGKIRSLDLSGLELLSEHLDPKLLCRLTQLQELDLSNNQLETLPDNLGLSHLRVLRCANNQLGDVTALCQFPKLEELSLEGNPFLTVNDNLKVSFLLPTLRKVNGKDASSTYSQVENLNRELTSRVTAHWEKFMATLGPEEEAEKAQADFVKSAVRDVRYGPESLSEFTQWRVRMISEELVASSRTQVHEADSPEKPPEAGAAHKPRPALKLEPLHFLQCHSKNNSPQDLETQLWACAFEPAWEEGATSQTVATCGGEAVCVIDCQTGIVLHKYKAPGEEFFSVAWTTLMVVTQAGHKKRWSVLAAAGLRGLVRLLHVRAGFCCGVIRAHKKAIATLCFSPAHETHLFTASYDKRIILWDIGMPNQDYEFQASQLLTLDTTSIPLRLCPVASCPDARLLAGCEGGCCCWDVRLDQPQKRRVCEVEFVFSEGSEASGRRVDGLAFVNEDVVASKGSGLGTICLWSWRQTWGGRGSQSTVAVVVLARLQWSPTELAYFSLSACPDKGIVLCGDEEGNVWLYDVSNILKQPPPLPAAPQAPTQILKWPQPWALGQAVTKTMVNTVVANASFTYLTALTDSNIVAIWGRL, encoded by the exons ATGGGCCCCCTCTCGGCGCGGCTGCTGATGCAGCGCGGGCGCCCGAAGAGCGACCGGCTGGGGAAGATCCGGAGCCTGGA CCTGTCAGGGTTGGAGCTGCTTTCCGAGCACTTGGACCCCAAGCTCCTGTGCCGCCTGACGCAGCTGCAGGAGCTGGACCTATCTAACAACCAGCTGGAGACGCTGCCGGACAACCTGGGCCTATCCCACCTGCGTGTCCTCCGCTGCGCCAACAACCAGCTGGGGGATGTCACTGCCTTGTGCCAGTTCCCCAAGCTCGAGGAACTCAGCCTGGAGGGCAACCCCTTCCTGACG GTCAATGACAACCTGAAAGTCTCCTTTCTCCTGCCCACACTCCGTAAGGTCAATGGCAAGGATGCGTCCTCAACTTACTCTCAGGTGGAGAACCTGAATCGGGAGCTGACCAGCAGG GTCACAGCTCACTGGGAGAAGTTCATGGCCACACTGGGCCCTgaagaggaggctgagaaggccCAGGCAGACTTTGTGAAGTCGGCTGTCAGGGATGTCCGCTACGGGCCTGAGTCCCTCAGCGAGTTCACCCAGTGGCGG GTGCGTATGATCTCTGAGGAGCTGGTGGCCTCCAGTAGGACCCAGGTGCACGAGGCTGACAGCCCAGAGAAGCCCCCAGAAGCTGGAGCTGCCCACAAGCCCAGG CCTGCCCTGAAGCTGGAGCCCCTGCACTTCCTGCAGTGCCACAGCAAGAACAACAGCCCTCAGGACCTCGAGACCCAGCTGTGGGCATGTGCCTTCGAGCCAGCCTGGGAGGAGG GGGCCACATCCCAGACCGTGGCCACGTGCGGCGGGGAGGCCGTGTGCGTGATTGACTGCCAGACAGGCATCGTGCTCCACAAGTACAAGGCGCCCGGCGAG GAGTTCTTTTCTGTGGCCTGGACCACCCTAATGGTGGTCACACAGGCCGGCCACAAGAAGCGCTGGAGTGTGCTGGCAGCCGCAGGCCTGCGGGGCTTGGTCCGGCTGCTGCACGTGCGTGCCGGCTTCTGCTGCGGGGTCATTCGGGCCCACAAGAAGGCCATCGCCACCCTGTGCTTCAGCCCTGCCCATGAGACCCACCTCTTCA CGGCCTCCTACGACAAGCGGATCATCCTCTGGGACATTGGGATGCCCAACCAGGACTACGAATTCCAGGCCAG CCAGCTGCTCACACTGGACACCACCTCCATCCCTCTGCGCCTCTGCCCTGTCGCCTCCTGCCCGGACGCCCGCCTGCTGGCCGGCTGCGagggtggctgctgctgctgggatGTGCGGCTGGACCAGCCCCAGAAGAGGAG GGTGTGTGAAGTGGAATTCGTCTTCTCTGAGGGCTCCGAGGCATCTGGACGGAGAGTGGATGGGCTGGCATTTGTGAATGAGGACGTCGTGG CCTCCAAGGGGAGCGGCCTGGGTACCATCTGCCTGTGGAGCTGGAGGCAGACGTGGGGGGGCCGGGGCAGCCAGTCCACGGTGGCAGTGGTGGTCCTGGCACGGCTGCAGTGGTCACCCACCGAGTTGGCCTACTTCTCGCTCAGCGCCTGCCCTG ATAAGGGGATCGTGCTCTGTGGGGATGAGGAGGGTAACGTGTGGCTCTACGATGTCAGCAACATCCTGAAGCAGCCACCCCCGCTGCCGGCAGCCCCGCAGGCCCCCACGCAG ATCCTGAAGtggccccagccctgggcccTTGGCCAGGCGGTGACCAAGACCATGGTGAACACGGTGGTGGCCAATGCTTCCTTCACCTACCTCACCGCCCTGACGGACTCCAACATCGTAGCCATCTGGGGGAGGCTGTAG
- the LRWD1 gene encoding leucine-rich repeat and WD repeat-containing protein 1 isoform X1 has protein sequence MGPLSARLLMQRGRPKSDRLGKIRSLDLSGLELLSEHLDPKLLCRLTQLQELDLSNNQLETLPDNLGLSHLRVLRCANNQLGDVTALCQFPKLEELSLEGNPFLTVNDNLKVSFLLPTLRKVNGKDASSTYSQVENLNRELTSRVTAHWEKFMATLGPEEEAEKAQADFVKSAVRDVRYGPESLSEFTQWRVRMISEELVASSRTQVHEADSPEKPPEAGAAHKPRARLAALKRPDDVPLNLSPSKRACASPSAQVEGGPVAGSDGSQPALKLEPLHFLQCHSKNNSPQDLETQLWACAFEPAWEEGATSQTVATCGGEAVCVIDCQTGIVLHKYKAPGEEFFSVAWTTLMVVTQAGHKKRWSVLAAAGLRGLVRLLHVRAGFCCGVIRAHKKAIATLCFSPAHETHLFTASYDKRIILWDIGMPNQDYEFQASQLLTLDTTSIPLRLCPVASCPDARLLAGCEGGCCCWDVRLDQPQKRRVCEVEFVFSEGSEASGRRVDGLAFVNEDVVASKGSGLGTICLWSWRQTWGGRGSQSTVAVVVLARLQWSPTELAYFSLSACPDKGIVLCGDEEGNVWLYDVSNILKQPPPLPAAPQAPTQILKWPQPWALGQAVTKTMVNTVVANASFTYLTALTDSNIVAIWGRL, from the exons ATGGGCCCCCTCTCGGCGCGGCTGCTGATGCAGCGCGGGCGCCCGAAGAGCGACCGGCTGGGGAAGATCCGGAGCCTGGA CCTGTCAGGGTTGGAGCTGCTTTCCGAGCACTTGGACCCCAAGCTCCTGTGCCGCCTGACGCAGCTGCAGGAGCTGGACCTATCTAACAACCAGCTGGAGACGCTGCCGGACAACCTGGGCCTATCCCACCTGCGTGTCCTCCGCTGCGCCAACAACCAGCTGGGGGATGTCACTGCCTTGTGCCAGTTCCCCAAGCTCGAGGAACTCAGCCTGGAGGGCAACCCCTTCCTGACG GTCAATGACAACCTGAAAGTCTCCTTTCTCCTGCCCACACTCCGTAAGGTCAATGGCAAGGATGCGTCCTCAACTTACTCTCAGGTGGAGAACCTGAATCGGGAGCTGACCAGCAGG GTCACAGCTCACTGGGAGAAGTTCATGGCCACACTGGGCCCTgaagaggaggctgagaaggccCAGGCAGACTTTGTGAAGTCGGCTGTCAGGGATGTCCGCTACGGGCCTGAGTCCCTCAGCGAGTTCACCCAGTGGCGG GTGCGTATGATCTCTGAGGAGCTGGTGGCCTCCAGTAGGACCCAGGTGCACGAGGCTGACAGCCCAGAGAAGCCCCCAGAAGCTGGAGCTGCCCACAAGCCCAGG GCCAGACTGGCGGCCTTGAAACGGCCAGACGATGTCCCACTCAACCTCTCTCCCAGCAAGCGGGCATGTGCCTCCCCGTCGGCCCAGGTGGAGGGCGGCCCTGTGGCAGGCTCCGATGGCAGCCAG CCTGCCCTGAAGCTGGAGCCCCTGCACTTCCTGCAGTGCCACAGCAAGAACAACAGCCCTCAGGACCTCGAGACCCAGCTGTGGGCATGTGCCTTCGAGCCAGCCTGGGAGGAGG GGGCCACATCCCAGACCGTGGCCACGTGCGGCGGGGAGGCCGTGTGCGTGATTGACTGCCAGACAGGCATCGTGCTCCACAAGTACAAGGCGCCCGGCGAG GAGTTCTTTTCTGTGGCCTGGACCACCCTAATGGTGGTCACACAGGCCGGCCACAAGAAGCGCTGGAGTGTGCTGGCAGCCGCAGGCCTGCGGGGCTTGGTCCGGCTGCTGCACGTGCGTGCCGGCTTCTGCTGCGGGGTCATTCGGGCCCACAAGAAGGCCATCGCCACCCTGTGCTTCAGCCCTGCCCATGAGACCCACCTCTTCA CGGCCTCCTACGACAAGCGGATCATCCTCTGGGACATTGGGATGCCCAACCAGGACTACGAATTCCAGGCCAG CCAGCTGCTCACACTGGACACCACCTCCATCCCTCTGCGCCTCTGCCCTGTCGCCTCCTGCCCGGACGCCCGCCTGCTGGCCGGCTGCGagggtggctgctgctgctgggatGTGCGGCTGGACCAGCCCCAGAAGAGGAG GGTGTGTGAAGTGGAATTCGTCTTCTCTGAGGGCTCCGAGGCATCTGGACGGAGAGTGGATGGGCTGGCATTTGTGAATGAGGACGTCGTGG CCTCCAAGGGGAGCGGCCTGGGTACCATCTGCCTGTGGAGCTGGAGGCAGACGTGGGGGGGCCGGGGCAGCCAGTCCACGGTGGCAGTGGTGGTCCTGGCACGGCTGCAGTGGTCACCCACCGAGTTGGCCTACTTCTCGCTCAGCGCCTGCCCTG ATAAGGGGATCGTGCTCTGTGGGGATGAGGAGGGTAACGTGTGGCTCTACGATGTCAGCAACATCCTGAAGCAGCCACCCCCGCTGCCGGCAGCCCCGCAGGCCCCCACGCAG ATCCTGAAGtggccccagccctgggcccTTGGCCAGGCGGTGACCAAGACCATGGTGAACACGGTGGTGGCCAATGCTTCCTTCACCTACCTCACCGCCCTGACGGACTCCAACATCGTAGCCATCTGGGGGAGGCTGTAG
- the ALKBH4 gene encoding alpha-ketoglutarate-dependent dioxygenase alkB homolog 4 isoform X1: protein MAAAAAETPEVLRECGCKGIRTCLICERQRGGDPPWELPPAKTYRFIYCSDTGWAVGAEESDFEGWAFPFPGVMLIEDFVTQEEEAELVRLMDRDPWKLSQSGRRKQDYGPKVNFRKQKLKTEGFCGLPSFSREVVRRMSLYPGLEGFRPVEQCNLDYCPERGSAIDPHLDDAWLWGERLVSLNLLSPTVLSMCREAPGSLLLCSAPSAAPEALVDSVIAPSRSVLCQEVEVAIPLPARSLLVLTGAARHQWKHAIHRRHIEARRVCVTFRELSAEFGPGGGQQELGQELLRIAFSFQGRPV, encoded by the exons ATGGCGGCTGCCGCCGCCGAGACCCCCGAGGTCCTTCGGGAATGTGGTTGTAAGGGCATCCGGACCTGTCTGATCTGCGAGCGGCAGCGTGGCGGCGACCCGCCCTGGGAACTGCCCCCAGCG AAAACATACCGTTTCATTTACTGCTCCGACACCGGCTGGGCCGTGGGTGCAGAGGAATCTGACTTTGAGGGCTGGGCCTTCCCCTTCCCAGGAGTGATGCTGATCGAGGACTTTGTGACCCAGGAGGAAGAAGCCGAGTTGGTGCGGCTCATGGACCGTGACCCCTGGAAGCTCTCCCAGTCTGGACGGAGGAAGCAG GACTATGGCCCCAAAGTCAACTTTCGGAAACAGAAGCTAAAGACCGAGGGCTTCTGCGGCCTCCCCAGCTTCAGCCGGGAGGTGGTGCGGAGGATGAGCCTCTACCCGGGGCTGGAGGGCTTCCGGCCCGTCGAGCAGTGCAACCTGGACTACTGCCCCGAGCGCGGCTCTGCCATCGACCCCCACCTGGACGACGCCTGGCTGTGGGGGGAGCGGCTggtcagcctcaacctcctgtccCCCACCGTGCTGTCCATGTGTCGGGAGGCACCCGGGAGCCTGCTCCTCTGCTCGGCCCCGTCGGCTGCCCCGGAGGCCTTGGTGGACAGCGTGATAGCACCCAGCCGGTCGGTGCTatgccaggaggtggaggtggccaTCCCCTTACCCGCCCGCTCCCTGCTGGTCCTCACGGGGGCCGCAAGGCACCAGTGGAAGCACGCCATCCACCGCAGACACATTGAGGCCCGCCGCGTCTGCGTCACTTTCCGGGAGCTGTCGGCCGAGTTCGGCCCCGGAGGCGGGCAGCAAGAGCTGGGCCAGGAACTGCTGCGAATTGCCTTCTCCTTCCAGGGAAGACCCGTGTGA
- the ALKBH4 gene encoding alpha-ketoglutarate-dependent dioxygenase alkB homolog 4 isoform X2: protein MEGLWLVARAFQPRKLRGVGRWSGDGSGVMLIEDFVTQEEEAELVRLMDRDPWKLSQSGRRKQDYGPKVNFRKQKLKTEGFCGLPSFSREVVRRMSLYPGLEGFRPVEQCNLDYCPERGSAIDPHLDDAWLWGERLVSLNLLSPTVLSMCREAPGSLLLCSAPSAAPEALVDSVIAPSRSVLCQEVEVAIPLPARSLLVLTGAARHQWKHAIHRRHIEARRVCVTFRELSAEFGPGGGQQELGQELLRIAFSFQGRPV, encoded by the exons ATGGAAGGATTGTGGTTGGTTGCAAGGGCATTCCAGCCCAGAAAACTGCGTGGGGTAGGAAGGTGGAGTGGTGATGGCTCAG GAGTGATGCTGATCGAGGACTTTGTGACCCAGGAGGAAGAAGCCGAGTTGGTGCGGCTCATGGACCGTGACCCCTGGAAGCTCTCCCAGTCTGGACGGAGGAAGCAG GACTATGGCCCCAAAGTCAACTTTCGGAAACAGAAGCTAAAGACCGAGGGCTTCTGCGGCCTCCCCAGCTTCAGCCGGGAGGTGGTGCGGAGGATGAGCCTCTACCCGGGGCTGGAGGGCTTCCGGCCCGTCGAGCAGTGCAACCTGGACTACTGCCCCGAGCGCGGCTCTGCCATCGACCCCCACCTGGACGACGCCTGGCTGTGGGGGGAGCGGCTggtcagcctcaacctcctgtccCCCACCGTGCTGTCCATGTGTCGGGAGGCACCCGGGAGCCTGCTCCTCTGCTCGGCCCCGTCGGCTGCCCCGGAGGCCTTGGTGGACAGCGTGATAGCACCCAGCCGGTCGGTGCTatgccaggaggtggaggtggccaTCCCCTTACCCGCCCGCTCCCTGCTGGTCCTCACGGGGGCCGCAAGGCACCAGTGGAAGCACGCCATCCACCGCAGACACATTGAGGCCCGCCGCGTCTGCGTCACTTTCCGGGAGCTGTCGGCCGAGTTCGGCCCCGGAGGCGGGCAGCAAGAGCTGGGCCAGGAACTGCTGCGAATTGCCTTCTCCTTCCAGGGAAGACCCGTGTGA